TTGATTTTGTTGGAAATCCGCTTCGTGTGCACTGGCGTTTCGACCCGATTGTCCGGGTGAAGACCGCTCAGGGGGATAGCTATTCAAACGTTGATTTTTACCCGGAATTGGCCGAGCAGATCCTCCCGCTGGGCATTCGTGACGTAACGGTTAGCTGGCTGGCTCGTTACCCAAAAGTGGTCACTCGAATGCAAAAATACGGCGTGGTTCCACTGGAAATTTCCATCGAACAGCAAAAACAGCACGCCGCACGACTGGAAAGTCTGGCTCACGCATACGGCGCGCGTGTTCACTATTGCTGTATGGAGGGATTTCCACAGGCAAGCTGCATTAACGGCCGGCTGCTGACGCTTTTGCATCCCCGGGGAGAACCGGCTTCGTTGAAAAAAGCCCGGGGACAACGTCCGCTTTGTGGCTGTACGGAAAGCTGGGATATCGGCTGGTACAATCCGTGTCCTTATGGCTGTTTGTATTG
This is a stretch of genomic DNA from Calditrichota bacterium. It encodes these proteins:
- a CDS encoding DUF1848 domain-containing protein; translated protein: MRKVISASRRVELLACFPKKLTDFLESRLPPEKVHTLVLWTKNANVLLNNRRVREVLSRYDQIYIHYTITGMGGTFLEPFVPKPGQVLARLPEIIDFVGNPLRVHWRFDPIVRVKTAQGDSYSNVDFYPELAEQILPLGIRDVTVSWLARYPKVVTRMQKYGVVPLEISIEQQKQHAARLESLAHAYGARVHYCCMEGFPQASCINGRLLTLLHPRGEPASLKKARGQRPLCGCTESWDIGWYNPCPYGCLYCYANPKLFPRQDILKKGWINKI